A section of the Paenibacillus yonginensis genome encodes:
- a CDS encoding disulfide oxidoreductase: MEQIRSRSLFKEYALYMAWIVAIVATAGSLYLSEILHYEPCRLCWFQRIFMYPQVILLGIAAYRGDRKIIPYAMPLSVIGGCISIYHYAEQKIPAMAKVLPCQIGVPCNKDYLNFLGFITIPLLALIAFILISVFLWIGRAESAEEVDRDRNSMLNTGV; encoded by the coding sequence ATGGAGCAAATCCGCAGCCGGTCCTTGTTTAAGGAATATGCTTTGTATATGGCCTGGATTGTGGCTATAGTGGCAACGGCTGGCAGCTTGTATCTCAGCGAAATATTGCATTACGAGCCCTGCCGTTTGTGCTGGTTCCAACGGATCTTTATGTATCCTCAGGTTATTTTGCTCGGGATCGCCGCCTACCGGGGCGACCGGAAAATCATTCCTTATGCTATGCCGCTTAGCGTGATCGGCGGTTGTATTTCCATATACCATTATGCCGAGCAGAAGATTCCGGCGATGGCGAAGGTGCTGCCTTGCCAGATAGGTGTTCCCTGCAATAAGGATTATCTTAATTTTCTGGGGTTTATCACGATTCCGCTTCTGGCGTTAATCGCTTTTATTCTGATCAGCGTGTTCCTGTGGATCGGCAGAGCCGAATCGGCTGAAGAAGTGGACCGTGATCGGAATTCCATGTTAAATACCGGTGTATAA
- a CDS encoding DUF445 domain-containing protein, with the protein MRRRANMSLLLLALLFIASLYCLYAYPGYGWPHLLLYVSEAGLVGALADLFAITALFRHPLGLKLLPHTAIIPKNRDKLVDGVVVMVEEQLLSKPVLKEKVQQYHLVNLAVSMVERGGSQKLLAEQIWSLVLAFAKQANIQGLAVKLDEQLRSSLQAADLSPYAGRGLRWLLDHTQFQNLLTQLVDLAAERLAHEGVKQQIKELLSKEKEQMLNTGGTFSKWLKKSLLEIAESSNAFNLDEAVGVLYDDLQRFMADLRSPEHELRKLTTEMLYKLASELENREELSDTLNTWKNELLDKISLLPSLTALLTHMRERLLGEQPLLATESAGNRGISPHQIKEFITRFVLGYWEWFKEDRELKDWLEGYVQQFVRNMIDTEHALVGQIVRTTLNDFTEERLTEFIESKVDTDLQRIRLNGALVGAALGAAFYVLLNGIYRPLLDWFGG; encoded by the coding sequence ATGCGAAGACGAGCGAATATGAGCCTGCTGCTGCTTGCGCTGCTGTTTATAGCATCGTTATATTGCCTGTATGCGTACCCCGGATACGGGTGGCCGCACCTGCTGCTTTATGTCTCGGAAGCCGGACTGGTCGGCGCTTTGGCTGATCTGTTTGCCATTACTGCGTTATTTAGGCACCCGCTGGGCCTCAAGCTCCTTCCCCACACGGCGATCATTCCTAAAAACCGCGATAAGCTGGTGGACGGCGTGGTGGTCATGGTGGAAGAGCAGCTGCTTAGCAAACCTGTGCTTAAGGAAAAGGTGCAGCAGTACCATCTTGTGAATCTGGCCGTTTCGATGGTTGAACGCGGGGGCAGCCAGAAGCTGCTTGCCGAGCAGATTTGGAGCCTGGTCCTCGCTTTTGCGAAGCAGGCCAATATACAGGGATTAGCGGTCAAGCTGGATGAGCAGCTCAGAAGCAGCCTGCAGGCAGCCGATCTGTCTCCTTACGCAGGCCGCGGTTTGCGCTGGCTGCTGGATCATACGCAGTTCCAGAACCTGCTCACCCAGCTTGTGGATCTGGCTGCGGAGCGTCTTGCCCATGAGGGGGTCAAGCAGCAGATCAAGGAATTGTTAAGCAAAGAGAAGGAGCAGATGCTGAATACAGGCGGAACTTTCTCCAAATGGCTGAAGAAAAGCCTGCTGGAAATCGCCGAATCTTCCAATGCTTTTAACCTTGATGAAGCAGTCGGAGTGTTGTATGATGATTTGCAGCGTTTTATGGCTGATTTGCGGAGTCCGGAGCACGAGCTTCGCAAGCTGACTACGGAGATGCTTTACAAGTTGGCTTCCGAGCTTGAGAACCGGGAAGAGCTTTCGGACACCTTGAACACTTGGAAGAATGAGCTGCTGGATAAAATCTCTTTGCTTCCGTCCTTGACGGCTCTGCTGACTCATATGCGGGAACGGCTCCTGGGCGAGCAACCGCTTTTGGCCACAGAATCGGCAGGAAACAGGGGGATTTCCCCACATCAAATTAAGGAATTTATAACCCGTTTTGTACTGGGCTACTGGGAGTGGTTCAAGGAAGACCGCGAGCTCAAAGACTGGCTGGAGGGTTATGTGCAGCAGTTTGTTCGCAACATGATCGACACAGAGCATGCTTTGGTAGGACAGATCGTACGGACGACCTTAAATGATTTTACGGAGGAGAGATTAACCGAATTTATTGAAAGCAAGGTAGATACCGACCTCCAGCGGATCAGGCTGAACGGTGCATTGGTGGGCGCAGCGCTTGGAGCGGCTTTTTATGTTCTGCTGAACGGGATTTATAGACCGCTGCTGGATTGGTTCGGGGGTTGA
- a CDS encoding WIAG-tail domain: protein MKKGKASKPRAGKTVKSGYRASFNELDLVEKWKGNNKGQKPVSLHQSAAAPLAQESLANGETLAAGTESGGNYGGTGINQGKAIDAIVSTASTVQTPGFEQRNIKPAELTAKDRKLFAGGEPFIYGDDLVDATITRDKIAPNAIDSSRLKTSTIDTAWIADFAVTSIKIGDGAVTSPKVAKASLTGDHLVESSVHGDKLANGSVDGSKIKDGSITPDKLAEKSISPDHLADGIIQSRHLSDMLISSEMLQDQSINGSKITSGSITSVHLMNGSIDSSKLGDQMVTTAKIRDGAVTADKIGEGVIKGSHLAYESITSKHLQPASITKELLANRSVGSGQLEENSVDTQHLKSSLILSRHIAEGSIEGAHIQESGIGERHIGTGEINSRHIADRSIPQTKLTEQSVGTLQLIDQSVTASKIADQSILAVKLGDEAVLKRHISKAAVQSGHLADLSVASQHLQPDSVMEPHIGTAAVNERHLQEGSVKAQIIAAGAVQQKHLADAAVGRLQLQAFCVTEDKLANGAVTAEKLAPESVESQALAVHSVNGEHLVPYTIQEFHFAEGAVDSSAIRSGAVTSEHIEAGTISAIHLAKGSVGSSALQDQSITFRAIQNEAVQSHHVGRQKIASYHLQDYSVTSLKLSPESVSTDKIGEAAITDSKIADQAITSRHLGEEVITAGHIAFGAVGSQQLEKGTVSRSHISESLLSEGLLPIEGISGSQIKEQAIGASHLSPSAVRLQHLAFQPLESLQGAAVQQFGLTEFRFEPGENTVEFNVFFRNEFPDENYILVAMSSSSCIQISLKNRECEYAVLEAVKQNGVAADGGFATWIAVGASEKQNG, encoded by the coding sequence GGAGGAACAGGGATAAACCAGGGCAAAGCGATCGATGCCATTGTCTCAACGGCTTCAACGGTTCAAACCCCAGGATTCGAACAGCGGAACATCAAGCCGGCCGAATTAACGGCCAAGGATCGCAAGTTATTTGCTGGAGGAGAGCCGTTTATCTATGGAGATGACCTTGTCGATGCCACGATTACCCGTGATAAAATTGCGCCCAATGCAATCGATTCGAGCCGATTAAAAACGAGCACGATCGACACGGCTTGGATCGCCGATTTTGCCGTCACCTCTATCAAAATTGGGGATGGAGCGGTCACTTCGCCTAAAGTAGCCAAAGCTTCTCTGACCGGTGACCACCTGGTTGAGAGTTCGGTACACGGCGACAAACTAGCAAATGGTTCCGTCGACGGCTCCAAAATCAAAGATGGTTCCATAACCCCCGACAAGTTGGCGGAGAAATCCATCAGCCCCGATCATCTGGCGGACGGGATTATTCAAAGCCGTCATTTAAGCGATATGCTGATCTCTTCCGAAATGCTTCAAGACCAGTCTATTAACGGCAGCAAAATAACCAGCGGCTCTATCACGTCCGTTCATTTGATGAATGGTTCGATTGATTCTTCTAAGCTAGGCGACCAGATGGTGACCACAGCTAAAATCCGGGACGGGGCCGTAACTGCCGACAAAATTGGTGAAGGCGTCATTAAAGGCAGCCATTTGGCTTACGAATCCATTACCAGCAAACATCTGCAGCCTGCAAGCATTACAAAGGAGCTGCTAGCCAATCGAAGCGTGGGGAGCGGTCAGCTGGAAGAAAATTCCGTGGATACTCAGCATCTGAAATCCTCCTTGATCCTCTCCCGCCATATTGCAGAAGGCAGCATCGAAGGAGCTCATATTCAAGAATCGGGTATTGGCGAACGCCATATTGGCACGGGAGAAATCAACTCCCGCCATATTGCTGACCGCAGTATCCCTCAGACCAAACTGACGGAGCAATCAGTGGGCACGCTGCAGCTGATCGACCAATCGGTGACAGCCTCTAAAATAGCGGATCAAAGCATTTTGGCAGTCAAATTGGGAGATGAAGCCGTTCTGAAACGGCATATTTCCAAAGCGGCCGTGCAAAGCGGCCATCTTGCGGATTTGTCGGTCGCGTCTCAGCATTTACAGCCGGACAGTGTGATGGAGCCGCATATTGGAACAGCCGCAGTTAACGAAAGACATCTGCAAGAGGGCTCTGTCAAAGCTCAAATTATTGCTGCTGGTGCGGTTCAACAAAAGCATCTTGCGGATGCAGCCGTAGGCAGGCTTCAATTGCAGGCATTCTGCGTAACGGAAGACAAATTGGCCAATGGGGCTGTTACGGCGGAGAAGCTGGCGCCGGAAAGTGTAGAAAGCCAGGCGTTGGCCGTTCATAGCGTCAATGGGGAGCATCTGGTACCTTATACAATCCAGGAGTTTCATTTCGCCGAAGGTGCAGTTGATTCGTCAGCAATCCGCTCAGGAGCGGTCACTTCCGAGCATATTGAAGCAGGCACGATCTCGGCGATTCATCTGGCGAAAGGGAGCGTCGGCTCTTCCGCCCTTCAGGATCAGTCCATTACGTTCAGAGCCATTCAGAACGAGGCTGTTCAAAGCCACCATGTGGGCAGACAGAAAATTGCCTCATACCATTTACAGGATTATTCGGTCACTTCTTTAAAGTTGTCTCCCGAAAGTGTCTCGACGGATAAAATCGGTGAAGCGGCGATCACGGACAGCAAAATTGCCGACCAGGCCATAACATCTCGTCATCTTGGCGAGGAGGTCATTACTGCCGGTCACATCGCCTTTGGGGCCGTTGGTTCTCAGCAGCTTGAAAAGGGGACGGTATCCCGATCCCATATCTCCGAATCTTTGCTGTCGGAAGGACTGCTGCCAATCGAAGGCATCAGCGGCAGTCAGATCAAGGAACAGGCGATTGGAGCCAGCCATTTGAGCCCGTCCGCGGTTCGGCTGCAGCATCTGGCGTTTCAGCCTTTGGAGAGTCTGCAGGGGGCGGCCGTACAGCAGTTTGGACTAACGGAGTTTAGATTCGAACCAGGGGAAAATACGGTTGAATTTAATGTGTTTTTCAGAAATGAGTTTCCAGACGAAAATTATATCCTCGTAGCGATGAGCAGCTCCTCCTGCATCCAAATTTCTTTGAAGAACAGGGAATGTGAGTATGCGGTGCTCGAGGCTGTTAAACAAAACGGAGTGGCAGCAGATGGCGGGTTTGCCACCTGGATCGCAGTAGGAGCATCGGAAAAGCAGAACGGATAG
- a CDS encoding DUF445 domain-containing protein — protein MRNSKVKTTVNTALIVSVAGMLASFPFKEHFAGGLLFSAFNAATIGGLADSFAVGALFGNPLRIKWPAFMGTRVIERNRSRLIHELGHMVQHELLTTEHIQARLQEYNVSAILINYLREHGGQQHVTEIAERLAGELASRTDEHELAKGLQDLLFSQTDVFQLADLAADLADWTIRNGYDETIIHFLLNELIRVVENERFRLILQQLAASALASYEQGKFRRQFVNLAAGLEPETLSGKIQHKIAEFLRDMQAPDHPERIKLKLKLEQYVLNLRNDPDWRAAVEQSKTRLLILLKDNVRLDSFVRGMLDSLLHASPDDGKQEHSQEPVLSSWMERKIDQTISRFESDSELLQRFDRAIRQFLLQWIEQKHSFIAKVVTDKLNTYSQEELIAMVRDKAGRDLQYIRLNGLAVGGLIGILLYLVSFVVGGWSR, from the coding sequence ATGAGGAATTCTAAAGTAAAAACAACCGTGAATACGGCCCTAATAGTATCAGTGGCTGGCATGCTGGCCTCTTTTCCGTTTAAGGAGCATTTTGCCGGAGGACTTTTATTTTCGGCATTTAATGCGGCGACAATTGGCGGCTTAGCCGATTCTTTTGCCGTGGGGGCTTTGTTTGGCAATCCGCTGCGTATCAAATGGCCCGCCTTTATGGGCACCCGGGTCATTGAAAGGAATCGTTCCAGACTGATTCATGAATTGGGCCATATGGTGCAGCATGAGCTGCTGACGACTGAGCATATCCAGGCCAGACTGCAGGAATACAACGTTTCGGCCATCCTGATCAATTATTTGCGGGAACATGGCGGTCAGCAGCATGTCACGGAAATTGCGGAAAGATTGGCGGGAGAACTGGCGTCCAGAACGGATGAGCATGAGCTGGCCAAGGGACTGCAGGATCTGCTGTTCAGCCAAACGGATGTCTTCCAGCTGGCCGATCTTGCCGCAGATTTGGCGGATTGGACGATTCGCAACGGTTATGATGAAACTATAATCCATTTCTTGCTTAACGAACTGATCAGAGTGGTGGAAAATGAGCGCTTCCGCCTGATTCTTCAGCAGCTTGCAGCTTCGGCTTTGGCCTCCTATGAGCAAGGCAAATTTCGGCGGCAATTCGTGAATCTTGCGGCAGGCCTGGAGCCCGAAACGCTCAGCGGGAAGATTCAGCATAAAATTGCTGAATTCCTTCGGGATATGCAGGCCCCGGATCATCCTGAACGGATCAAGCTCAAGCTGAAGCTGGAGCAATATGTCTTGAATCTGCGGAATGATCCGGACTGGCGGGCCGCTGTCGAGCAAAGCAAAACCAGACTACTGATCCTTCTGAAGGACAATGTCCGGCTGGATTCTTTCGTCAGAGGCATGCTGGATTCCCTGCTGCATGCTTCACCGGACGACGGGAAGCAGGAGCACAGCCAAGAGCCGGTCCTGTCCAGCTGGATGGAACGCAAGATAGACCAGACCATCAGCCGGTTTGAGTCGGATTCGGAGCTGCTGCAGAGGTTCGACCGAGCCATCCGGCAGTTCCTTCTGCAATGGATCGAGCAGAAACACAGCTTTATTGCCAAGGTGGTCACAGACAAATTAAATACATATTCGCAAGAGGAACTGATTGCCATGGTTCGGGATAAAGCAGGAAGAGACCTTCAATATATCCGGTTAAACGGTCTGGCTGTCGGCGGTTTGATCGGCATTTTGCTTTATCTTGTTTCGTTTGTCGTGGGAGGTTGGTCCAGGTGA
- a CDS encoding aspartyl-phosphate phosphatase Spo0E family protein, giving the protein MNEPEMIQHKIEKARLKLNQMEKIYGLGDAKVIQQSMYLDELINEYMQLFLVQVK; this is encoded by the coding sequence ATGAACGAACCCGAGATGATTCAGCATAAAATAGAAAAAGCCCGTTTAAAGTTGAATCAAATGGAGAAAATTTATGGTTTAGGCGATGCCAAGGTGATTCAACAATCCATGTATCTGGACGAGCTGATCAATGAATACATGCAATTGTTTCTTGTCCAAGTGAAATAA
- a CDS encoding 3'-5' exoribonuclease YhaM family protein, whose product MTLIKDLISGDEFTGFYLIKELEVKQTNATPPKDYLDIVLCDASGQLPAKFWDASPSDKETFFPMGLVKVRGLVQTYRERLQIKIMQMRPAADADGVTLTDFIRSAPIRPVDLVHAIKQETASIRDEEIRAIVSFCVEKVEEKLMHYPAAKTYHHAYFAGLAYHMVRMLEIGDFLCKQRAFLNPDFIRAGIILHDIAKPEEMIAQLGIVSDYSVKGKLIGHISLASNWITEAAIRLDIDLDSEKVTALHHLVLSHHNLGEWGSPVQPQTPEAVALHHIDALDAKLQMVEDALDTTPETEAWTPFIRGLENKAVYRVKV is encoded by the coding sequence ATGACATTAATTAAAGATTTGATCAGCGGGGACGAATTTACTGGTTTCTATCTGATCAAGGAGCTTGAAGTCAAACAGACGAACGCTACGCCTCCAAAGGATTATTTAGATATCGTGCTTTGCGATGCCAGCGGCCAGCTGCCGGCCAAATTTTGGGATGCTTCGCCAAGCGACAAAGAGACGTTTTTCCCAATGGGACTTGTGAAGGTTAGAGGACTGGTTCAGACCTACAGAGAACGTCTGCAGATCAAAATTATGCAGATGCGTCCGGCGGCCGACGCCGATGGGGTGACGCTGACAGATTTTATCCGCTCCGCGCCTATCCGGCCCGTGGACCTTGTTCACGCGATCAAACAGGAGACAGCCAGCATCCGGGATGAGGAGATTCGGGCCATCGTGTCCTTCTGCGTAGAGAAAGTGGAAGAGAAGCTGATGCATTATCCGGCAGCCAAAACCTATCATCATGCTTATTTTGCGGGTCTGGCTTATCATATGGTGCGGATGCTGGAGATTGGGGATTTCCTGTGCAAGCAGCGCGCCTTCCTCAATCCCGATTTCATCCGGGCAGGCATCATTCTGCATGATATTGCCAAGCCGGAAGAGATGATCGCCCAACTCGGGATCGTATCTGATTACAGTGTCAAAGGCAAGCTGATCGGCCATATTTCACTTGCCTCCAATTGGATTACAGAAGCGGCGATCAGACTCGATATTGATCTCGACTCCGAGAAGGTGACCGCCCTGCATCATCTGGTGTTGTCGCATCATAATTTGGGCGAATGGGGCAGCCCGGTTCAGCCGCAGACGCCGGAGGCGGTGGCGCTGCATCATATTGATGCTCTTGACGCCAAGCTGCAAATGGTGGAGGATGCGCTGGATACAACGCCGGAGACCGAGGCTTGGACACCGTTCATCCGGGGGTTGGAGAATAAGGCGGTTTATCGCGTCAAGGTTTAG
- a CDS encoding YeeE/YedE family protein, translated as MLQMVITGLLCGALLGFVMQRGRFCLTGGFRDMYLTKNNRMFYALLIAIAIQAVGIYALVEAGVITFTAGSFNWLAVVAGSYIFGIGIVLAGGCATGTWYRAGEGLIGSWIALAGYMTMAAIMKTGPLSGLQKSMTEVHTPTNSIPATFGISAWYFVALLVVITLFVVVRELRKPKAALPKLKQKRSGLAHLLFEKRWHPFVTAILIGLIAILAWPLSEATGRKAGLGITTPSANLLQYLVNGDQSFLNWGVFLVLGILLGSFIAAKASREFKFRAPDAKTSVISFTGGIAMGFGASLAGGCSIGNGLVQTAMMTWQGWVALAVMILGTWTASYFVYVRPRSQKTKTTAAVRTAV; from the coding sequence ATGCTGCAAATGGTGATTACCGGTTTACTTTGCGGAGCTTTGCTCGGTTTTGTTATGCAAAGAGGGCGTTTCTGCCTGACGGGCGGCTTCCGGGATATGTACCTGACGAAAAACAACCGGATGTTTTACGCCTTGTTAATTGCTATTGCGATTCAGGCCGTTGGTATCTATGCGCTTGTCGAAGCGGGCGTTATTACTTTCACGGCAGGATCTTTTAATTGGCTTGCAGTGGTTGCAGGCTCTTATATTTTTGGAATCGGGATTGTGTTGGCTGGCGGCTGCGCTACGGGAACCTGGTACCGGGCCGGCGAAGGTCTGATTGGCAGCTGGATTGCTCTTGCCGGTTATATGACCATGGCTGCGATTATGAAAACCGGGCCGCTGTCCGGCCTTCAAAAGTCCATGACCGAGGTTCATACGCCAACCAACTCCATTCCGGCCACGTTTGGCATCAGCGCCTGGTATTTCGTGGCTTTGCTGGTTGTCATCACGCTGTTTGTAGTGGTGCGCGAGCTGCGCAAACCTAAGGCCGCGCTTCCGAAGCTGAAGCAGAAACGCAGCGGGCTGGCGCATCTCCTGTTTGAGAAACGCTGGCATCCGTTTGTTACGGCCATTCTGATCGGGTTGATCGCCATCCTGGCTTGGCCGCTCAGCGAAGCGACAGGCCGCAAAGCAGGGCTGGGCATTACAACGCCTTCCGCCAACCTGCTTCAGTACCTGGTTAATGGAGACCAAAGCTTTCTGAACTGGGGCGTGTTCCTTGTGCTCGGCATTTTGCTGGGTTCGTTTATCGCTGCTAAAGCCAGCAGGGAATTCAAATTCCGTGCTCCAGATGCCAAAACGTCCGTGATCAGCTTCACAGGCGGGATCGCCATGGGCTTTGGCGCCAGCTTGGCCGGCGGCTGCTCGATCGGCAACGGTCTGGTGCAGACAGCCATGATGACCTGGCAGGGCTGGGTAGCGTTGGCGGTTATGATTTTAGGAACCTGGACGGCTTCGTATTTTGTTTATGTCCGGCCACGTTCGCAAAAAACAAAAACGACTGCAGCCGTTAGAACTGCGGTATAA
- a CDS encoding metal-dependent hydrolase gives MKGSTHLAIGCAIGAAAAGYHAFRLPDSVFYLAAAAISSLTPDLDGPSMLSSRIGKASKALYRAMITLAVLLCLLVVFLYARYQIFHIELTVAALCALFPALIVKEGFLRNTMVSLIGLALVFAGLSWGMLWTSGFGLFILIAPWLKHRGLTHTIWALGIWYMLSRAMEQQLNIPGLAIAAGAGYASHLIADTLTASGVKWLYPLTRFTFKLPFR, from the coding sequence ATGAAAGGTTCCACACATTTAGCGATCGGCTGCGCGATCGGTGCGGCGGCAGCGGGATATCATGCGTTCCGTCTGCCTGATTCTGTGTTCTACTTAGCTGCTGCAGCCATTTCGTCGCTTACGCCCGATCTTGACGGCCCCAGCATGCTGAGCTCCCGGATCGGCAAAGCCTCCAAAGCTCTTTACCGTGCGATGATAACCCTGGCGGTGCTGCTGTGCCTGCTGGTTGTTTTTTTGTATGCCAGATACCAGATCTTCCATATCGAGCTCACCGTCGCCGCTCTTTGCGCTCTGTTTCCGGCACTCATCGTGAAAGAAGGTTTTCTCCGCAATACTATGGTCAGTCTGATCGGCCTTGCGCTTGTATTTGCCGGTTTATCCTGGGGGATGCTGTGGACGTCCGGTTTCGGCCTTTTTATCCTGATCGCCCCATGGCTCAAACATCGCGGCTTGACGCACACCATTTGGGCGCTTGGGATCTGGTATATGCTCAGCCGTGCAATGGAGCAGCAGCTCAATATTCCCGGACTGGCGATAGCGGCCGGTGCCGGCTACGCTTCGCATCTGATTGCCGACACCTTGACAGCCAGCGGTGTCAAATGGCTGTATCCGCTGACCAGATTTACCTTCAAGCTGCCTTTCCGCTGA
- a CDS encoding DsbA family protein — translation MVLVAFIAALIFRPDPSSVKADFDYSSMPVLGDPNAPVKIVEYGDYQCPACRDFNLNIKPDLVKNDIDTGKAAIYFQDLIILDGKGIEDSNRMALAAHSIYHQDKDSFWKFNDAIYREQGEEKTGWATTDFIVNLAKSEKLPIDYDKLRSDIENKTYQSEVDASNAKADKLGVQSTPSFFINDKLYNGNYSYNDIHQAIETASKGE, via the coding sequence GTGGTGCTGGTTGCGTTTATAGCGGCTCTTATTTTTCGTCCTGATCCATCATCAGTTAAGGCCGATTTTGACTACAGCTCGATGCCGGTGCTCGGCGACCCGAATGCGCCAGTTAAAATTGTGGAATATGGGGACTATCAATGCCCGGCCTGCCGTGATTTCAATTTAAATATCAAACCAGATCTGGTTAAAAATGATATCGATACCGGCAAGGCTGCCATTTATTTTCAGGATCTGATCATTCTTGACGGCAAGGGCATCGAGGATTCGAACCGGATGGCGCTTGCGGCCCACTCCATTTATCATCAGGACAAGGACTCCTTCTGGAAGTTTAACGATGCTATTTACCGTGAACAAGGAGAAGAGAAGACAGGTTGGGCCACCACCGACTTTATCGTGAATCTGGCGAAATCGGAGAAGCTGCCGATCGATTATGATAAGCTCAGATCCGATATCGAGAACAAAACCTATCAAAGCGAAGTGGATGCAAGCAACGCCAAAGCGGACAAGCTGGGCGTCCAGAGCACTCCTTCTTTCTTCATCAATGACAAGCTTTATAATGGGAATTACAGCTACAATGATATTCACCAAGCTATCGAAACAGCGAGCAAAGGGGAATAA